In the genome of Triticum urartu cultivar G1812 chromosome 5, Tu2.1, whole genome shotgun sequence, one region contains:
- the LOC125511207 gene encoding chaperone protein dnaJ 39-like, translating to MALSAQAAVAPRLLHPPSRRLTSAPSTAPPLLPLLRSGSVYPRWTRRASVRVRAGAGGGGERRRESPYEVLGVAPSASPAEIKRAYRRLALKYHPDVNKEANAQAKFLRIKHAYNTLMSSEGRSKYADAEEEFDWLAAIIKSMEAYQYQDSDDDLDLDWKPEGLWEQVFAYSLIISMLIYVLT from the exons ATGGCGCTGTCGGCGCAGGCCGCCGTCGCCCCGCGTCTCCTCCACCCTCCCTCGCGCCGGCTCACGTCTGCTCCAAGTACGGCGCCTCCTCTCCTGCCCCTCCTCCGCTCCGGCTCCGTCTACCCCCGGTGGACGCGGCGGGCGAGCGTGCGGGTCCGCGCGGGCgccggcggcggaggcgagcGGAGGAGGGAGTCCCCGTACGAGGTGCTGGGCGTGGCGCCGTCGGCGTCGCCCGCGGAGATCAAGCGCGCGTACCGGCGCCTCGCGCTCAAGTACCACCCGGACGTCAACAAGGAG GCGAATGCTCAGGCCAAGTTCCTGAGGATCAAGCACGCCTACAACACGCTGATGAGCTCGGAGGGCCGGTCCAAGTACGCCGATGCAGAAGAGGAGTTCGATTGGCTCG CGGCTATCATTAAAAGCATGGAAGCATATCAATATCAGGACTCGGATGATGACCTGGATTTAGACTGGAAACCTGAAGGCCTGTGGGAACAAGTGTTTGCGTACTCTCTAATTATATCCATGCTTATCTACGTTCTCACATAA
- the LOC125507532 gene encoding dnaJ homolog subfamily B member 12-like gives MALSVQVSAVAAQHVLPLSRRLASAPGPAPPLTLHRSGSSSGRLARRASVRVRAGASGGRRRRESLYEVLGVAPLASPAEIKRAYRRLALKYHPDVNKEANAQEKFLKIKHAYNTLMNLESRPKYSGGGHDAQEEFDWFAAVIKEMETYLNSEDGLDLECKPESVWEAVFSCFLITAMLIFVHQEDLIVLIKFLSLEVRIFIKKCCMTINSCIRKS, from the exons ATGGCGCTGTCGGTGCAGgtctccgccgtcgccgcccaGCATGTCCTCCCTCTCTCACGCCGCCTCGCGTCTGCTCCGGGCCCGGCGCCTCCTCTCACTCTCCACCGGTCCGGCTCCAGCTCCGGTCGGTTGGCGCGGCGGGCGAGCGTGCGGGTCCGCGCGGGCGCCAGCGGAGGCAGGCGGAGGAGGGAGTCCCTGTACGAGGTGCTGGGCGTGGCGCCGTTGGCGTCGCCTGCCGAGATCAAGCGCGCGTACCGGCGCCTTGCGCTCAAGTACCACCCGGACGTCAACAAGGAG GCGAATGCTCAGGAGAAGTTTCTGAAGATCAAGCACGCCTACAACACGCTGATGAACTTGGAGAGCCGGCCCAAGTATTCGGGCGGCGGCCATGATGCACAAGAGGAGTTTGATTGGTTCG CGGCTGTCATTAAAGAGATGGAAACATATCTGAACTCGGAAGATGGCCTGGATTTAGAGTGCAAACCTGAAAGCGTGTGGGAAGCAGTATTTTCGTGTTTTCTAATAACCGCCATGCTTATCTTCGTGCATCAAGAAGACTTGATTGTCCTCATCAAGTTCTTATCATTAGAAGTGCGCATTTTCATCAAAAAGTGTTGTATGACAATCAACTCTTGTATCAGAAAGAGTTGA